In Hydractinia symbiolongicarpus strain clone_291-10 chromosome 13, HSymV2.1, whole genome shotgun sequence, a single genomic region encodes these proteins:
- the LOC130623252 gene encoding uncharacterized protein LOC130623252 has product MIKDIQEKDIRIVLLPRLTYAFSQVFFCEVFRQGLLSPKYQFVTETWIRFSEEQYFSPNNTRTARFIQSVCAPFNRFGYWNASRNLFRFTYSTLRIDNILPTANKATKEVWEEIVQYGLQKREEFYYKEPRRSTLAQFLEHPFSDDSPRVFDEVYQVAIGFHNLFEKYKTEDILVSSKYEKDRAKRIQDAINNAEFEGITLSKCTYHPENLFHFEMHFFRVIDSWSYCSTKSEIFIVLVSFPNPCYSYAKLAIHTLSQCRNQNNNYRSIWNSQTDTIRLCPSSQSQYLVGKITSVHISSLYTSLNKNQGCHVCQKCLELD; this is encoded by the exons ATGATAAAAGATATCCAG GAGAAAGATATTCGCATCGTTTTGTTACCAAGACTAACTTATGCATTCTCCCAGGTTTTCTTTTGTGAG GTTTTTAGGCAAGGATTGCTTTCGCCAAAGTACCAGTTCGTTACAGAAACTTGGATCCGATTCAGTGAAGAACAGTATTTTTCACCGAACAACACACGCACGGCCCGTTTCATTCAATCTGTTTGCGCACCGTTTAACCGTTTTGGCTATTGGAACGCGTCTCGTAATCTGTTTAGATTTACTTACTCCACGTTAAGAATAGACAACATCCTACCGACGGCTAACAAG GCAACAAAGGAAGTCTGGGAGGAAATAGTACAATATGGACTTCAGAAACGCGAGGAATTCTACTACAAAGAACCTAGAAGATCCACTTTAGCGCAATTTTTGGAACATCCATTTTCGGATGATTCTCCTCGAGTGTTTGATGAGGTTTACCAAGTAGCCATTGGGTTCCACAATCTTTTCG AAAAATACAAGACTGAAGATATTTTGGTATCCAGTAAATACGAAAAAGACCGTGCCAAAAGAATTCAAGACGCAATTAATAATGCAGAGTTTGAGGGAATTACG TTGTCAAAATGTACCTATCATCCCGAAAATCTGTTCCATTTTGAAATGCACTTCTTCAGAGTGATAGATTCCTGGTCCTACTGCTCAACCAAATCGGAGATATTTATCGTATTAGTCAGCTTTCCCAATCCGTGCTACTCATACGCTAAGCTCGCAATACATACGCTAAGCCAGTGTCGAAACCAAAACAACAATTACC GGTCCATTTGGAACAGTCAAACGGACACAATTCGGTTATGTCCGTCAAGTCAATCTCA ATACTTAGTGGGTAAAATTACGTCTGTGCATATATCTTCGCTGTATACTTCTCTTAACAAGAATCAGGGCTGTCACGTCTGCCAAAAATGTTTGGAATTGGATTAA
- the LOC130623812 gene encoding gamma-aminobutyric acid type B receptor subunit 2-like, whose amino-acid sequence MIDAVFFLLWMYVSPFETSKVEVSRELLVKDDILKKTVQFQCTCEHRNVFFISLFGLKILLLLFGIFIAWMTRNVTIPVLNDSRYIGIAIYVVTLTALLGSIASIALHSINHFDGGYIVIAATVIIITTVTMSVVLLPKIMLLLTRDHLARRLTTTSSSICIPNSAIFQNYERRKSIDGNLQSVDSLGNNKSSTKDAVKRRSDSEVFA is encoded by the exons ATGATCgatgctgttttttttcttctttggatGTATGTCTCACCATTTGAAACCAGCAAAGTCGAAGTATCTCGAGAG TTACTGGTAAAAGATGACATTCTgaaaaaaacagttcaattccAATGCACATGCGAGcacagaaatgttttctttatttcacTTTTTGGTTTAAAGATTCTGCTGCTTTTATTTGGTATTTTTATTGCATGGATGACAAGAAATGTTACAATTCCAGTACTGAATGATTCTCGATATATAG GTATTGCCATATATGTAGTCACTTTGACAGCTTTACTGGGAAGCATTGCTTCAATAGCTCTACACAGTATCAATCATTTTGATGGAGGTTACATTGTCATTGCAGCTACTGTAATCATTATTACCACCGTCACAATGAGTGTTGTGTTATTGCCAAAG ATCATGCTGCTGCTAACAAGGGATCATTTAGCCCGACGTTTGACCACGACCAGTAGTTCTATATGCATACCTAATTCCGCCATCTTTCAAAATTATGAACGAAGAAAATCTATTGATGGAAACTTACAAAGTGTCGACTCACTAGGCAATAATAAAAGTTCGACAAAAGACGCCGTAAAACGCAGATCAGATAGTGAGGTGTTTGCGTAG
- the LOC130624218 gene encoding gamma-aminobutyric acid type B receptor subunit 2-like isoform X1: MCFYLFPLASRKFERVGMYNPTTHKLTIERANVDVLGKEYVRDRTLVREYNEKHNLSVSYTIWTLSALGMVYALGLFFINNLYKNVRCIKMTSPVINNIIIFGCILCYIATILYGMDSRHIAVQKIGAMCNVSMNTGETAFQKVYSFTLLLHCLRFYFYSLSTLELSLFCFCFFVDCCCYAQCWVHLCFWRFICKNMADIHDI; encoded by the exons atgtgtttttatttattccctTTAGCATCGCGAAAATTTGAAAGAGTTGGGATGTATAACCCTACGACACATAAACTGACGATAGAGCGCGCAAATGTTGATGTGTTAG GTAAAGAATATGTGAGAGACAGGACACTTGTGAGGGAATATAATGAAAAACATAATCTCTCTGTCAGCTACACTATTTGGACTTTATCAGCATTGGGAATGGTTTATGCTCTTGGTTTGTTCTTCATAAACAATCTATACAAAAACGTCAG GTGCATCAAGATGACATCACCAGTTATAAATAACATTATTATATTTGGTTGTATATTATGTTACATTGCTACAATCCTTTATGGCATGGATTCGAGACATATTGCTGTGCAAAAGATTGGAGCCATGTGTAATGTGAGTATGAATACAGGCGAGACTGCTTTTCAAAAAGTTTATTCGTTCACTCTTCTTTTACATTGCCTccggttttatttttattctcttAGTACGCTGGAAttatctttgttttgtttttgtttttttgtagattGTTGTTGTTATGCTCAGTGTTGGGTTCACCTGTGCTTTTGGCGCTTTATTTGCAAAAACATGGCGGATATTCATGATATTTAG
- the LOC130624218 gene encoding gamma-aminobutyric acid type B receptor subunit 2-like isoform X2 produces the protein MCFYLFPLASRKFERVGMYNPTTHKLTIERANVDVLGKEYVRDRTLVREYNEKHNLSVSYTIWTLSALGMVYALGLFFINNLYKNVRCIKMTSPVINNIIIFGCILCYIATILYGMDSRHIAVQKIGAMCNIVVVMLSVGFTCAFGALFAKTWRIFMIFSSTRHNKNMAGLFG, from the exons atgtgtttttatttattccctTTAGCATCGCGAAAATTTGAAAGAGTTGGGATGTATAACCCTACGACACATAAACTGACGATAGAGCGCGCAAATGTTGATGTGTTAG GTAAAGAATATGTGAGAGACAGGACACTTGTGAGGGAATATAATGAAAAACATAATCTCTCTGTCAGCTACACTATTTGGACTTTATCAGCATTGGGAATGGTTTATGCTCTTGGTTTGTTCTTCATAAACAATCTATACAAAAACGTCAG GTGCATCAAGATGACATCACCAGTTATAAATAACATTATTATATTTGGTTGTATATTATGTTACATTGCTACAATCCTTTATGGCATGGATTCGAGACATATTGCTGTGCAAAAGATTGGAGCCATGTGTAAT attGTTGTTGTTATGCTCAGTGTTGGGTTCACCTGTGCTTTTGGCGCTTTATTTGCAAAAACATGGCGGATATTCATGATATTTAGTTCAACGAGACATAACAAAAACATGGCAGGTTTATTTGGATGA